From the Manis pentadactyla isolate mManPen7 chromosome 15, mManPen7.hap1, whole genome shotgun sequence genome, the window CCTGTCACGGAAAGGGTGTTCACATAGAGACCCCTTAACAGACAGGGGTAAAAGTAGGGGTTATCTTGACAGATACAGACATTGGACTTTATTACTCCTTTGCTCTAAAACCTCCCATGGCTCCCTGTTGCCTGCAGGACAAAGTTCCCTCCTTTGTATAGCCCACAGGCCCTGTGCAGCCTGACCCTGTTCCCTTCCTGCCcctggcccctcaccccagcctccctggcctcctcACTGATCCCCCTCAGGTGACCATTCCCTGCCTCAGGACCCTGTCCTGGCTATTCCCTCTAACTAGAAAATCACTGTTGGCTCACATCCCCCCAGCTTCAGATGACGGGCTTCCTTCCCGCCTCAGGCTCAGCTTAGAAAGGCCTTCCCTTCCACGTGGACACAACACACATCCTAGTTTGTGATTATCCCAGCTGTTTACTTATCTATTTGCCTATCACCCCCTAGACCCATGGTGGCAACCACTAGCCACATAGGGCTATTTAAGCTATGTTAACTAAAATGAAATCAAGTGAAAAATTAAGGTCCTTGGCTACCCTCAccgcatttcaagtgctcagtagccacctATGGCTGGCGGCTCCCGTGTTAGCACAGATCTAGAACATTTCCACCTTCACAGAAAGCTCTGTTGGAGAGCACAGGGCTCTACTGTCTTTTGGCATAAACACAAGTGCCATCAGCCCTCCGTAGATGTTTGCTGAGTGAGCCAGAGACCTGAGATCGGATCCCAGTTCTGCCACGCTTACCAGCTATGTGGCTCTGGGCTAgtcacttcatctctctgagcctcctttTCCTCTGGATCAAATGGGAAACATCCTGCCTGGCAGGGACATTGGGAGCATTTGATAACAGAGGTGGCCCAGCCTGGGCTCCGATTAGTAGGCGTGCATTGAATCCAAGCTTCCTTCTACATCCGCcatcttttcaaaagaaaatatcagAGACTGACAAGCGCCATGAGGAAATAAGGCAGTGTGTGATAGAGACAGGGGAGCTTTGGATGGGCTCCTGGTCGGGGGAGGCAGGAGGAATCAGACACACAAGGCGCTGAGGGAAtgtgttctaggcagagggaacagcagctgCAAAGGTGATGAGGCAGGGAAATGCAGACAAAATGCAGGGTGATGCAAAGGTCAGTGTCGAAATGTTAAAATGAAAGCAACAGGTCATAGCAAGGACTTCCCACTGTGCCGCTCCTCTgatctcatttcattcttttccacGACTGTCTGAGGGCCTCATTATGACATCCCCATTTTCCGGTTGTGGAAAGCTAAGGCAGGGGGAGTGCAGTGACTCCTCTGAGGTTACACATGTGGACAGGTGGGGTCAGGATTCAAGGCCCCGGCGCCTGACTCTAACCCACAGTGTGAGGAAAAGGAGGGAAACCAGGACGGCAGGGAGAGGCtgtggggaggagggctgggaagggtgagaggcaggaaggaaggctgGGGAGGCCCCTGGGGCTGTGGCCAGGGAACTGGGGGGCAGTGGGGCAGTCCTGAGGTGGGGACGTGGGGATGGATGagtggggggggagaaaggggtatgtagtggggagaCTGGAGGTGGGGAGACCAGAGAGGTCCAAACAACAGTATGGTTTCGCTGGGAGCCCAGGGCAGGTGCGGGTCCGGGGCAGGATGGAAGGGGCTGTTTCCtgaccctgccccccaccccgaaGGAGCCTGCAGCACCCCAATGTCCTCCAGTGCCTGGGCGTCTGTGTGGAGACACTGCCCTTCCTGCTGATCATGGAGTTCTGTCAACTGGTGAGGGTCTGTGGGGAGAGGGCAGAGCCGGGAGCTGGGTGGGGTGGCGCCGGGGGCCCATAAATCTTTGGCAGTAACATCATCGCAGCGGCAGCTGTGTGACATGCACTTATGGTAGATAAGCACTCACTCCGCAGGCGGTGGGCACCGACCTAGCATGTGAGGTAGGGTCAGTGATGCCCATGTAAGCAGCAGGGGCAGCCGAGGCCTAGAGGGGCTACCCACTGCGTGCAGAGGTGGCCCCATCCTCCCGCCCACTGGCTGGGTGTGTGGGTGCCTGGGGGAGATGGCGGTGCTgacccctccctaccctcccaggGGGACCTGAAGCGTTACCTCCGGGCCCAGCGGCCCCCAGAAGGCCTGTCTCCTGAGCTGCCCCCTCGAGACCTGCGGACCCTGCAGAGGATGGGCCTGGAGATCGCCCGCGGGCTGGCACATctccactcacacaactacgtgCACAGGTGCAAGCCGGGGAGCCCTAGGGCCTGGGGagacgcgtgtgtgtgtgtgtgtgtgtgtgtgtgtgtgtgcgcgcggcTACTCAGGACCAGGAGGCGAGGCTatgggggtgggaggtgaggcCACAGCGAAAGGGttcaggaagggaaggaagcatgAGTGGCAGACACGCAGGAGGGAAAATCCCAggagggtggtgggtgggaaagAAGGGTCGCCACAGGAGAGGGAGGAGTTAGGAGATGGGCGGGGCGGATGGGAGGAGTCTAGAGAGTGGGTGGAGTCTAGGCGTGGGGGCGGGGCAGGCTGCCCCAGGCCGCCCCCATCACCTCGCCCCTTACCTGGTCCCAGCGACCTGGCCCTGCGCAACTGCCTGCTGACCTCCGACCTCACCGTGCGCATCGGCGACTACGGGCTCGCCCACAGCAACTACAAGGTGGGGGCTGCCCTCCATCGGGGCGGGGGGGCGGGGTGCCCCGACCGGCCTGACCCTCCGGCACCCCCTAGGAGGACTACTACCTGACCCCCGAGCGCCTGTGGATCCCGCTGCGCTGGGCGGCGCCCGAGCTCCTCGGGGAGTTGCACGGGACCTTCATGGTGGTGGACCAGAGCCGCGAGAGCAACATCTGGTGCGGGGCCGCGCAGGGGCGGGGGCCGAGGAGGGAGGGCAAGGAAGGTGGGGGGACCCGAGGTTCAGCGAAGGGTAGATGGGCCCGGAGGGCAGGCCTCCCGAGGGTCAGGATGGGCCCCGACCTCTCTCCGCGCTCTGCCTCCCACAGGTCTTTGGGGGTGACCCTGTGGGAGCTGTTTGAGTTTGGGGCACAGCCCTACCGCCACCTGTCAGACGAGGAGGTTCTCGCCTTCGTAGTCCGCCAACAGCACGTCAAACTGGCCCGGCCGAGGCTCAAGCTGCCCTATGCAGACTACTGGTGCGGAGGGGCCTGACCCGAGGCCCTGAccttcctcctgcccccaggATGGCCCCAGAATCCCCCACGTCCTTTCACGCACCACCGCAATCTCGCCTCTTACTATGGCCGCTAGAGCAGAGGGGAGCATCCCTACCCATCCAGCAGCATCTGCTCCTTGGAGGGGGGTAACAGCTGCTATTTGAACTCCAGTTTCTTCAACCCTGAAAGACCCCCGCTGCTTCCTTCTCTGGTTCCAGAACTAAATAGCAAGGCCGCCTTGACCGTCGCTTCCTCACGTCTGCCTTGCCGTCCCCTCTCCTGGGTCCCTGCCCCTCTCTCTCGGGGTCTGTGTCCCCTTCCCACCAGGTCCCCGGCGCCCTCTCCCTGGGTCTTTCCCCAGTGACCTCCCCTCACCGGGACCCTGCCCACTGACTCTTGCCTCCTCTCTCCCCCAGGTACGATATCCTGCAGTCCTGCTGGCGGCCACCCGCCCAGCGCCCCTCCGCCTCTGACCTCCAGCTGCAGCTCACCTACCTGCTCTCTGAGCGGCCCCCGAGGCCtccgccgcccccgcccccaccccgagACGGGCCCTTCCCCTGGCCTTGGCCCCCGCAGCACAGTGCGCCCCGCCCGGGGACCCTGTCCTCGCCATTCCCCCTCCTGGACGGCTTCCCCGGGGCTGACCCCGACGATGTGCTCACGGTCACTGAGAGCAGCCGCGGCCTCAACCTTGAGTGCCTCTGGGAGAAGGCGCGGAGGGGAGCCGGCCGGGGCGGGGGGGCACCCCCCTGGCAGCCAGCATCCGCGCCCCCGGCGCCCCATGCCAACCCCTCCAACCCTTTCTACGAGGCGCTGTCCACGCCCAGCGTGCTGCCGGTCATCAGTGCCCGGAGCCCCTCAGTGAGCAGCGAGTACTACATCCGCCTGGAGGAGCACGGCTCCCCCCCCGAGCCCCTCTTCCCCAACGACTGGGACCCCCTGGACCCGGGAGTGCCTGCCCCCCAGGCCTCCCAGGCCCCCTCCGAGGTCCCCCAGCTGGTGTCCGAGACCTGGGCCTCCCCCCTTTTCCCTGCGGCCCGGCCCTTCCCCGCCCAGTCCTCAGCGTCCGGCAGCTTCCTGCTGAGTGGCTGGGACCCCGAGGGCCGGGGCGCTGGGGAGACCCTGGCGGGAGACCCTGCCGAGGTGCTGGGGGAGCGGGGGGCCGGCCCGTGGGccgaagaggaggaggaggaggaggagggcagctCCCCGGGGGAGGGCAGCAGCAGCCTTGGCGTCGGCCCCAGCCGCCGGGGTCCCCTCCCCTGTCCCCTGTGCAGCCGAGAGGGGCCCTGCTCCTGCCTGCCCCTAGAGCGGGGAGACGCTGTTGCTGGCTGGGGCGGCCACCCTGCTCTTGGCTGCCCCCATCCCCCAGAGGACGACTCATCCCTGCGGGCAGAGAGGGGCTCCCTGGCAGACCTGCCCCTGGCACCCCCCACCCCGGCCCCCCCCGAGTTTCTGGACCCCCTCATGGGGGCGGCGGCGCCTCAGTACCCCGGGCGGGGGCCACCTCCCGCTCCCCCCCCCCCCGCCGCCACCTCCCCGGGTTCCCGCGGACCCGGCCGTGTCCCCCGACCCCCCCTCAGCTGTGGCCAGTCCCGGCTCAGGCCTGTCATCTCCGGGCCCCAAGCCGGCGGACAGCGGCTACGAGACAGAGACCCCTTTTTCCCCCGAGGGAGCCTTCCCAGGCGGGGGGGCAGCCGAGGAGGAAGGGGTCCCTCGACCGCGGGCTCCCCCCGAGCCCCCCGACCCGGGAGCGCCCCGGCCACCCCCAGACCCGGGTCCCCTCCCGCTCCTGGAGACCAGGGAGAAACCGACCTTCGTAGTTCAAGTGAGCACCGAGCAACTAATGATGTCCCTGCGGGAGGACGTGACAAGGAACCTCCTGGGGGAGAAGGGCGCCCCGCCCCGCGAGACGGGGCCCAGGAAGGCGGGGAGAAGCcccaggaacagagagaaagccCCCGGCCCGGGCAGGGACCCCGCAGTCCTGGGCAGCGGGAAGAGAGCCCCAGGCCCGAGCGAGGACCAGAGCCTCCCCGTGAATGGGGTGACAGTGTTGGAGAACGGGGGACAGAGAGTCCCGGGCATCGAGGAGAAGGTGGTGGAGAATGGGGGCCCAGGAtccccagagagagaagagaaagtgctGGAGAATGGGGAGCTGACACCGccaaggagggaggaggaagtgtTGGAGAATGGGGAGCTGAggtccccagagagagaagagaaagtgctGGCGAATGGGGGACTGACACCCCCAAAGATCGAGGGGAAGGTGTCAGAGAATGGGGGCCTGAGACTCCCCAGGAACATGGAGAGGCTGCCAGAGACTGGGCCTTGGAgagccccagggccctgggagAAGATGCCCGAGAGTGGGGGTCCAGCCCCCATGATCGGGGAGCCAGCCCCAGAGACCTCGTTGGAGAGAGCCCCCACACCCGGCGCGGTGGCCTTGCCCCAGAACGGCGGGGAGATAGCCCCTGGCCCCACTGGCCCAGTCCTCAGGAGCGGGGTGCTGGAACCCGGGACAGAGAGGAGAGCCCCCGAGACTGGGGGGGCGCTGAGAGCCCCCGGGGTTGGGAGGCTGGACCTCGGGAGTGGGGGCCGAGCCCCAGTGGGCACGGGGATGGCCCCAGGCGGCGGCCTCGGAAGCGGCGTGGACGCAAAGGCCGGATGGGTAGACAGCATGAGGCCACAGCCACCTCCGCCACTGGAAGCACAGCCGAGGAGGCCGGAGCCAGCGCCCCAGAGGGCCAGGCCGGAGGTGGTCCCCGAGGGAGAGCCCGGGGTCCCAGACAGCAGGGCCGGCGGAGACACGGCACCCAGCGGAGACGGGGACCCCCCCAAGCCCGAGAGGAAGGGTCCCGAGATGCCACGACTGTTCTTGGACTTGGGACCCCCTCAGGGGAACAGCGAGCAGATCAAAGGTGAGGAGGCTGCTGGGAGCGCGGGAACTTGGTTGGGGGCGCAGGCCGGCTGCTCCCAAGACCTATATAGTGCAGCTGAGAATCTCTGGCTCCTGGGTTGCAGACAGGTCAGGCTGCAGGTGTCCAGTGCAGACCCTGGAGTCTCTCAGCCTGGTCTCAAGACCTGGTTCTGTCCTTccttagctctgtgaccttgggcaaatgaccTTATGTCTCCGTGGCTTGGTTTTCCCATCTGCCAAATAAGGATGCCTAGGATAGCACCTAATCAGGTTTCAATCAGTTAGGACTTCTGAAGCCTTTAGCCGAGTGCCTGGCACTTGTAAGCACCTGCTTTTTTATTAGTTTCTATTATGGCAATTCACTTAGGGTTCTCAAACTCAGATGGGAGCCAGACAGTACTGAGGAATGAATGAGGCAGGCTGGAGAGGCCGGGTGGGAACTGGGAGAAAATGCAGCCACTTCTCAGCTCCATTCAGGAATGCCCACCCGGTGTTGCCAaatctgctgcctttcccttttgAACCAAAGCTCTGAGTGTTTTCATGGCTGAAATCAATTCAAACGAAGCCTATCTGTGGGCTGGGCTGCC encodes:
- the LMTK3 gene encoding LOW QUALITY PROTEIN: serine/threonine-protein kinase LMTK3 (The sequence of the model RefSeq protein was modified relative to this genomic sequence to represent the inferred CDS: deleted 1 base in 1 codon); translation: MRSAGPAASGGTPRSRHHLHLPSILDKMPVPGALILLAAVSASGCLASPAHPDGFALGRAPLAPPYAVVLISCSGLLAFIFLLLTCLCCKRGDVGFKEFENPEGEDCSGEYTPPAEETSSSQSLPDVYILPLAEVPLPMPAPQPSHADMTTPLGLSRQHLSYLQEIGSGWFGKVILGEIFSDYTPAQVVVKELRASAGPLEQRKFISEAQPYRSLQHPNVLQCLGVCVETLPFLLIMEFCQLGDLKRYLRAQRPPEGLSPELPPRDLRTLQRMGLEIARGLAHLHSHNYVHSDLALRNCLLTSDLTVRIGDYGLAHSNYKEDYYLTPERLWIPLRWAAPELLGELHGTFMVVDQSRESNIWSLGVTLWELFEFGAQPYRHLSDEEVLAFVVRQQHVKLARPRLKLPYADYWYDILQSCWRPPAQRPSASDLQLQLTYLLSERPPRPPPPPPPPRDGPFPWPWPPQHSAPRPGTLSSPFPLLDGFPGADPDDVLTVTESSRGLNLECLWEKARRGAGRGGGAPPWQPASAPPAPHANPSNPFYEALSTPSVLPVISARSPSVSSEYYIRLEEHGSPPEPLFPNDWDPLDPGVPAPQASQAPSEVPQLVSETWASPLFPAARPFPAQSSASGSFLLSGWDPEGRGAGETLAGDPAEVLGERGAGPWAEEEEEEEEGSSPGEGSSSLGVGPSRRGPLPCPLCSREGPCSCLPLERGDAVAGWGGHPALGCPHPPEDDSSLRAERGSLADLPLAPPTPAPPEFLDPLMGAAAPQYPGRGPPPAPPPPPPPPRVPADPAVSPDPPSAVASPGSGLSSPGPKPADSGYETETPFSPEGAFPGGGAAEEEGVPRPRAPPEPPDPGAPRPPPDPGPLPLLETREKPTFVVQVSTEQLMMSLREDVTRNLLGEKGAPPRETGPRKAGRSPRNREKAPGPGRDPAVLGSGKRAPGPSEDQSLPVNGVTVLENGGQRVPGIEEKVVENGGPGSPEREEKVLENGELTPPRREEEVLENGELRSPEREEKVLANGGLTPPKIEGKVSENGGLRLPRNMERLPETGPWRAPGPWEKMPESGGPAPMIGEPAPETSLERAPTPGAVALPQNGGEIAPGPTGPVLRSGVLEPGTERRAPETGGALRAPGVGRLDLGSGGRAPVGTGMAPGGGLGSGVDAKAGWVDSMRPQPPPPLEAQPRRPEPAPQRARPEVVPEGEPGVPDSRAGGDTAPSGDGDPPKPERKGPEMPRLFLDLGPPQGNSEQIKAKLSRLSLALPPLTLTPFPGPGPRRPPWEGADAGAAGGEAGGAGAPGSAEEDGEDEDEDEEEDEEAAAAAGAAAGQRGPGRARAVPVPVVVSSADTDAARPLRGLLKSPRAADESEDSELERKRKMVSFHGDVTVYLFDQETPTNELSVQGPSEGDTDPPTPPAPTTLPHPATPGDGFPSNDSGFGGSFEWAEDFPLLPPPGPPLCFSRFSVSPALETPGPPARAPDARPAGPVEN